From the genome of Colwellia psychrerythraea 34H, one region includes:
- a CDS encoding manganese efflux pump MntP: MIEVIILAIALSMDAFAVSIGLGATKQQSKVAPLGIIVALYFGLFQGIMPIIGYLGGKGVLSWAESYTPWIAFLLLFLIGVKMIFDSFSEGIEEDISKITHRVLLILAIATSIDAMAAGFSLTLLPVNPLIACLIIASVTFIFSWLGVLVGTKGGTWLENKAEFVGGITLIVMAIKIIITS; the protein is encoded by the coding sequence ATGATAGAAGTCATTATTCTTGCTATTGCATTAAGTATGGATGCCTTTGCCGTTTCTATTGGTTTAGGGGCAACCAAACAACAGAGTAAAGTTGCGCCACTAGGCATCATTGTTGCGCTATATTTTGGCTTGTTTCAAGGCATAATGCCTATCATTGGTTACCTTGGTGGCAAAGGGGTATTAAGTTGGGCTGAGTCTTATACGCCGTGGATTGCTTTTTTGTTGCTCTTCCTCATTGGCGTCAAAATGATTTTTGATTCATTTTCTGAAGGAATTGAAGAGGATATCAGTAAGATTACTCATCGTGTGTTATTAATTCTAGCCATTGCCACCAGTATTGATGCTATGGCAGCGGGGTTTAGCCTAACGCTTTTACCTGTAAACCCGTTAATCGCTTGTTTGATTATTGCTTCAGTTACCTTTATTTTTAGTTGGTTAGGCGTTTTAGTAGGTACTAAAGGTGGAACATGGTTGGAGAATAAGGCTGAATTTGTCGGCGGTATCACTTTGATAGTAATGGCAATAAAAATTATCATTACGTCATAA
- a CDS encoding VOC family protein, whose amino-acid sequence MTPREVINYVELPAKDIPATKAFFERAFAWSFIDYGEEYTAFSNSGIEGGFFLSELVSSTLNGACLLVLLSDDLEATEQRVKSAGGIISQAIFSFPGGRRFHFTEPSGNELAVWSPVKAYIA is encoded by the coding sequence ATGACACCCCGTGAAGTAATTAATTATGTAGAGTTGCCCGCGAAGGATATTCCAGCAACCAAAGCTTTTTTTGAACGAGCCTTTGCTTGGTCATTTATTGATTATGGTGAAGAATATACTGCCTTTAGCAATTCAGGTATCGAAGGCGGTTTCTTTTTGTCTGAACTCGTTTCAAGTACCCTTAATGGCGCTTGCTTATTGGTTTTACTCAGTGACGATTTAGAGGCTACCGAACAACGCGTTAAAAGTGCGGGAGGTATTATTAGCCAAGCTATTTTCTCTTTCCCTGGTGGACGTCGGTTTCATTTTACTGAGCCTAGTGGTAATGAGCTGGCTGTTTGGTCACCGGTAAAAGCCTATATTGCTTAG
- a CDS encoding rhodanese-like domain-containing protein, which translates to MKHILVKKIATTIVFVLAVTTTWQVSAKDISQTELQQIMKNDKQVILLDVRTEEEFEEGHIPNAVNIPHKELEARLAELTGAKNTQVVIYCRSGRRAEVAREVLVKNGFNELDHLSGDFNEWSSNNLPIIKVK; encoded by the coding sequence ATGAAACATATTTTAGTTAAAAAAATTGCAACTACAATCGTCTTTGTTTTGGCCGTAACCACTACATGGCAGGTTTCTGCTAAAGATATAAGTCAGACCGAATTGCAACAGATTATGAAAAATGACAAACAGGTTATCTTACTCGATGTCAGAACAGAGGAAGAATTCGAAGAGGGTCACATCCCTAATGCGGTGAATATTCCACATAAAGAGCTCGAAGCTCGATTAGCTGAATTGACCGGTGCTAAGAACACACAAGTCGTTATCTATTGTCGTTCAGGTAGAAGAGCCGAAGTTGCTAGAGAAGTATTGGTAAAAAATGGTTTCAATGAGTTAGACCATTTGTCAGGTGACTTTAATGAATGGAGCAGTAACAATCTGCCTATCATTAAAGTGAAGTAA
- a CDS encoding MFS transporter: MIPFNMMFVRLSSSYFFYFALLGLISPYLAIFLDGQGFNSRQVGEILAIMTATKIVAPSLWATFADKSARPLFIIRLGALLALVSFSLLYWFSQYWPITFCLALFTLFWTAILPQLEVHTLNSTKHSSKIYARIRLWGSLGFIVLAVVAGEAISRLGYQVFTSLGVIILAGLFISTLLLTPKKGVKLNKGKANAPEPIVNKLIDGRFISFFIAGLLLQISFAPYYGFFALFLRDFDYSGVAVGLFIALGAVAEIVAFIYMGSLFKRFSLNSLLVFSLAITALRWFLMPVVADSGLWLAINQLSHAASFAIYHSASMKFISSHFTKSQQSRGQGVYLGGVYGVGGAVGAYITGLLWLGGEGASNAFIMAGTSALLGAIIMIFSKK; this comes from the coding sequence TTGATTCCTTTCAACATGATGTTTGTTCGATTATCTTCGAGTTACTTTTTTTATTTTGCTCTGCTGGGTTTAATCTCACCTTACTTGGCTATTTTCCTTGATGGTCAAGGTTTTAACTCTCGCCAAGTCGGTGAAATTCTTGCCATTATGACTGCAACAAAAATTGTTGCGCCAAGCTTATGGGCAACATTTGCAGATAAATCAGCACGACCTCTATTTATTATACGACTCGGTGCTTTGTTAGCACTGGTTAGTTTTAGCTTACTCTATTGGTTCAGTCAGTATTGGCCAATTACCTTTTGTCTGGCGCTTTTTACCTTGTTTTGGACCGCAATTCTACCGCAACTGGAAGTGCACACGTTAAATTCAACTAAACACAGCAGTAAAATCTATGCACGTATTCGTTTATGGGGAAGTTTGGGTTTTATTGTCTTAGCAGTAGTGGCAGGTGAGGCAATAAGTCGTTTAGGTTATCAAGTATTTACCAGCTTAGGTGTTATTATTTTGGCCGGTCTATTTATCAGCACTTTGTTACTAACGCCTAAAAAAGGGGTAAAGTTAAATAAAGGCAAAGCCAATGCTCCTGAGCCTATTGTTAATAAACTCATTGATGGTCGTTTTATAAGCTTCTTTATCGCGGGTTTATTATTACAAATTAGCTTTGCGCCTTATTATGGTTTTTTTGCACTGTTTTTACGTGATTTTGACTACTCTGGTGTGGCCGTTGGCTTATTCATTGCTCTGGGCGCTGTAGCTGAAATTGTTGCTTTTATCTATATGGGGTCATTGTTTAAACGCTTCTCTTTGAATTCATTATTAGTTTTTAGTTTAGCTATTACCGCCTTGCGTTGGTTTTTGATGCCAGTGGTTGCCGACTCAGGACTCTGGCTTGCAATAAATCAATTAAGTCACGCTGCTAGTTTTGCCATTTACCATAGTGCGAGTATGAAGTTTATTTCTTCGCACTTTACTAAGAGTCAACAAAGTAGAGGGCAGGGTGTCTATTTAGGTGGTGTATATGGTGTTGGTGGTGCTGTTGGCGCTTATATCACAGGATTACTTTGGCTAGGCGGAGAAGGGGCGAGTAACGCTTTTATCATGGCTGGCACTAGTGCTTTACTTGGCGCAATCATTATGATTTTTAGTAAAAAATAA
- the aroC gene encoding chorismate synthase, translating to MSGNTFGKLFTVTSFGESHGLGLGAIIDGCPPGLELTEADLQIDLDRRRPGTSRYTTARREADEVKILSGVFEGKTTGTPIGLMIENTDQRSKDYGNIADSFRPGHADYTYWQKYGLRDYRGGGRSSARETAMRVAAGAIAKKYLAEKFGMTIQACVTQIGDIVASGPKGAPFDVNTVDWSSVEDNPFFFPDETKIEQLGEYLRDIIKEKDSIGAKVTVVATNVPVGLGEPIFDRLDADIAHGLMSINAVKGVEVGDGFAVVNQKGSEHRDELTPEGFSTNHSGGVLGGISSGQQIIAHLALKPTSSIGVSGKTVNLTGEATDIITKGRHDPCVGIRAVPIAEAMLALTLMDHFLRHRGQNADVQCNTPDIEA from the coding sequence ATGTCAGGTAATACCTTCGGAAAATTATTCACAGTCACCTCATTTGGTGAAAGTCATGGATTAGGATTAGGCGCCATTATCGATGGTTGTCCACCAGGGCTTGAGTTAACTGAAGCTGACTTACAAATTGATTTAGACAGACGTCGCCCTGGCACCTCTCGATATACTACTGCTCGCAGAGAAGCGGATGAAGTAAAAATTCTTTCAGGTGTATTCGAAGGTAAAACCACAGGCACGCCTATTGGTTTAATGATTGAAAATACCGACCAACGTTCAAAAGATTATGGCAACATTGCTGACAGTTTCCGTCCGGGTCACGCAGATTACACTTACTGGCAAAAATACGGACTACGTGACTATCGAGGTGGTGGACGTTCTTCTGCACGTGAAACAGCGATGCGTGTTGCTGCCGGCGCAATAGCAAAAAAATACCTCGCTGAAAAATTTGGCATGACCATTCAAGCCTGTGTTACTCAAATTGGCGATATTGTTGCCAGTGGTCCAAAGGGTGCTCCGTTTGATGTTAATACCGTTGATTGGTCGAGCGTAGAAGACAACCCATTCTTCTTCCCTGATGAAACTAAAATTGAACAACTTGGTGAGTACCTTCGTGACATCATTAAAGAAAAAGACTCTATTGGCGCGAAAGTGACTGTTGTAGCCACTAATGTACCTGTTGGCTTAGGCGAGCCTATCTTTGACCGTTTAGATGCTGATATTGCTCATGGTTTGATGAGTATCAATGCCGTAAAAGGTGTTGAGGTCGGTGATGGTTTTGCCGTAGTAAATCAAAAAGGCTCAGAGCACAGAGATGAACTTACCCCTGAAGGTTTTTCAACAAACCACTCAGGTGGTGTTTTAGGTGGTATTTCATCAGGTCAGCAAATTATTGCGCATTTGGCTCTTAAACCAACTTCAAGTATTGGTGTAAGTGGTAAAACGGTTAATTTAACGGGCGAAGCGACGGACATCATCACCAAAGGTCGTCATGACCCTTGTGTCGGTATTCGCGCTGTACCTATTGCTGAAGCAATGTTAGCGTTGACCTTAATGGATCACTTCCTTCGTCATCGTGGGCAAAATGCTGATGTTCAATGTAATACACCTGACATTGAAGCATAA
- the prmB gene encoding 50S ribosomal protein L3 N(5)-glutamine methyltransferase produces the protein MSNTNIENITTQLHTIADYCRYGASIFNQAELFYGHGNDNALNEALTLVMFALSLPEEMSEDVMTCRLVDYEKQNILALFEQRIETQQPVAYITNLAYFAQLPFYVDERVLVPRSPIGELIEKHFDPYFSEQNPPQRILDLCTGSGCIAIACASYFPDAEVDAVDLSLDALNVAEINIENHGLSEQVIPIQSDVFSGVTAQKYDLIVTNPPYVDQEDIDSLPAEFTHEPEMGLGCGEDGLDIVRIILAESALYLNDDGVLICEVGNSQYHVEALYPEVDFTWLTFERGGHGVFMLNKTQLEQHAETFLAALKTA, from the coding sequence GTGAGCAATACCAACATTGAAAACATAACCACGCAATTACATACTATTGCTGATTATTGTCGTTATGGGGCCAGTATATTTAATCAAGCAGAACTTTTTTATGGTCATGGAAATGACAATGCGTTAAATGAGGCACTTACCTTGGTGATGTTTGCTTTATCCTTGCCCGAGGAAATGAGTGAAGACGTAATGACTTGTCGCTTAGTTGATTACGAGAAGCAAAATATTCTAGCACTTTTTGAGCAACGCATTGAAACGCAGCAACCTGTTGCCTATATCACCAACCTTGCTTATTTTGCGCAATTACCATTTTATGTGGATGAGCGTGTTTTAGTGCCTCGTTCTCCTATTGGTGAATTAATTGAAAAACACTTTGACCCTTATTTTAGTGAACAAAACCCACCGCAAAGAATTTTAGATTTGTGTACTGGCAGTGGTTGTATTGCCATTGCTTGCGCCAGTTACTTTCCTGATGCTGAAGTCGATGCGGTCGATTTATCACTCGATGCATTAAATGTTGCAGAAATTAATATTGAAAACCATGGTTTAAGTGAACAAGTTATTCCAATTCAATCTGATGTTTTTTCTGGGGTTACTGCACAAAAATATGATTTAATTGTCACTAATCCGCCTTATGTTGATCAAGAAGACATTGATAGTTTACCTGCAGAATTTACCCATGAACCCGAAATGGGTTTAGGCTGTGGTGAAGACGGTTTAGATATTGTTAGAATTATCTTGGCAGAGAGTGCGCTGTACCTCAATGATGATGGCGTACTCATTTGCGAAGTGGGTAACTCACAATATCATGTTGAAGCTCTCTACCCAGAGGTCGATTTTACTTGGTTGACCTTTGAACGCGGTGGTCATGGTGTCTTTATGCTAAATAAAACGCAGTTAGAGCAACATGCAGAAACTTTTTTAGCTGCACTTAAAACAGCATAA
- the smrB gene encoding endonuclease SmrB → MKNKALKSELSSIKAKVRANIAASAQSKSQQKKADESLQKTNESIKEVLPDEKQLFADAIGQVKPLVIDTVRLIKSGHKSNTSQKNDQEYNKANKAIAQFHFSDEFEPNLNKQGPMKYVREGVDSFEVKNLRRGHYRPDLILDLHGLDQHQAKKELAALLFACQKEHAQCICVVHGIGSHILKNKVPHWLVQHPDVMAFHQAPLEWGGNGAILALIELKDKYNRN, encoded by the coding sequence ATGAAAAACAAAGCCCTAAAATCCGAACTTTCTTCAATAAAAGCCAAAGTTCGCGCGAATATTGCAGCCAGCGCGCAAAGTAAGAGTCAGCAAAAAAAAGCTGATGAATCATTACAAAAAACTAATGAGTCAATTAAAGAAGTTTTGCCTGATGAAAAGCAACTTTTTGCCGATGCTATCGGTCAAGTTAAGCCTTTAGTTATCGACACAGTTCGCTTAATTAAAAGTGGCCATAAGTCTAACACTTCCCAAAAAAATGACCAAGAGTATAACAAGGCAAATAAGGCCATCGCGCAATTTCATTTTTCTGATGAATTTGAACCTAATTTAAATAAACAAGGTCCAATGAAATATGTTCGAGAGGGTGTTGACAGTTTTGAAGTCAAAAACCTTCGCCGCGGCCATTATCGCCCCGACCTTATCCTTGATTTGCACGGCCTAGATCAACATCAAGCTAAAAAAGAATTAGCTGCGTTACTCTTTGCCTGCCAAAAGGAACACGCTCAATGTATATGCGTTGTTCATGGTATAGGATCACATATTTTAAAAAATAAAGTGCCCCATTGGTTGGTGCAACACCCTGATGTGATGGCCTTTCATCAAGCACCATTAGAATGGGGCGGAAACGGTGCTATCTTAGCGTTAATCGAATTAAAAGATAAATATAATCGGAATTAA
- the sixA gene encoding phosphohistidine phosphatase SixA: MQVYIMRHGEAQNFVEQGSRDDSQRALTAQGKIEAKMMATWLQKMKISPMQVFVSPYIRAQQTCAIATALMQAAITTLDFITPAGDAKQVHDFIDGWCSEQLEATTEQEHSLLIISHMPLVSYLVAELTQSSNAPIFATAGIAHIDYDTEKMQGVLQRLVSPIELC; this comes from the coding sequence ATGCAAGTTTATATAATGCGCCACGGTGAAGCTCAAAACTTTGTTGAGCAGGGCAGTCGTGATGACAGCCAAAGAGCGTTAACCGCACAAGGTAAAATCGAAGCGAAAATGATGGCGACATGGTTGCAAAAAATGAAGATAAGCCCTATGCAAGTCTTTGTCAGCCCTTATATTCGAGCGCAACAAACTTGTGCTATAGCGACTGCTTTGATGCAAGCCGCTATTACAACGTTAGATTTTATTACCCCCGCTGGCGACGCCAAACAGGTACATGACTTTATTGATGGTTGGTGTAGTGAGCAATTAGAAGCAACAACTGAGCAAGAACATAGCTTGCTCATAATTTCTCACATGCCTCTAGTTAGCTACTTAGTCGCAGAATTAACACAATCGAGTAACGCCCCAATCTTTGCTACTGCAGGTATTGCGCACATTGATTATGATACGGAGAAAATGCAAGGTGTCTTGCAACGTCTCGTTTCACCTATCGAACTCTGTTAA
- a CDS encoding insulinase family protein, with translation MLKQSPNDSKQYQAITLTNGLRVLLIHNDETAKSAAALAVNVGHFNDPNDRQGLAHFLEHMLFLGTKNFPDGSEYQKFINQHGGNHNAWTGTEHTCFFFDIAATHFSAALERFSEFFIEPLLADHFVVKERENIDAEFTLKLKDDIRRLYDVHKDTINPKHPFSQFSVGNLDTLGDRDGQNISQELQAFFQQYYRAEYMTLALEGPQKLAELKSIAEQRFSPIKSAESPLPEIKHPLYLPEHQKIKIDVCPVKNDHQLIISFAMDSIDQYYLDKPESILAYLLGHEGEGSALSLLKKHQWALALTAGSGINGSNFKDFNISIALTELGEEHLNDVVDIILTYIALLNNTEIAEYYYQEKQKISNLAFIYHEKMRPLDSVSQLVINMQYYPEEDYIFGDYVMSGMSTENIKKLLSFLQVDNMRLMHVSQKNNFSKNSFWYQVPYHMAPISEQQLIHWRNIALSDKAHIKGLYLPAPNPYIVEEPTVYPSKKHLVNTQEAPELPEKIINKNGLVVWYKQDHTFKVPKGYLYIGIDAPFVVASVANIAMTRLFTDLYTDTVIEENYEAELAGIHYHLYAHQGGVTMQLSGYSENQHLLLSKLLIRLKNHNVTEAHFALFKQQLVQHWQNSGKSKSISQLFASLSSVMQPNNPTSKALAQALSEVSFSQYQHFSQQLFQKVTLEVLIHGNWLIEHAQQLCEVIEQGFHGNVNEKYAIQCPVTDISTKETLLLPISLPEHDHACVIYTAFEHKDDNAVALAMITSHILSPLFFQKMRTEKQYGYLVGVGYVPINSYPGIAFYIQSPHCDAYTLAHAMDEFISSSIFELDNISAEKWQHLLQGLASQLQEKDHNLRIRSQRFWAAICNKDEEFKQKENLLEAVLTLTLAQVKTFVKNSVVNACKPDRFILYSQSDLLEQTQKPNGEIITDIDAFIKASPLKY, from the coding sequence GTGTTGAAACAAAGCCCCAATGATTCAAAACAATATCAAGCAATTACTCTTACCAATGGTTTACGCGTACTGCTTATTCATAATGATGAAACCGCTAAATCGGCAGCGGCTTTAGCCGTTAATGTCGGTCACTTTAATGATCCAAATGACAGGCAGGGTTTAGCGCACTTTTTAGAGCACATGTTATTTTTAGGGACAAAAAACTTCCCTGATGGTAGCGAGTATCAAAAATTTATTAATCAACACGGCGGCAACCATAATGCTTGGACTGGCACAGAGCATACATGTTTTTTCTTTGATATTGCCGCCACGCACTTTTCAGCTGCACTAGAGCGCTTTAGTGAGTTTTTTATTGAACCTCTTCTGGCTGATCACTTTGTCGTAAAAGAGCGTGAGAATATTGATGCTGAATTCACCTTAAAGTTAAAAGATGATATCAGACGTTTATACGATGTTCACAAAGACACAATTAACCCTAAACACCCATTTTCGCAGTTCTCTGTTGGGAATCTAGATACCTTAGGGGATCGAGACGGACAAAATATAAGCCAAGAGTTACAAGCCTTTTTTCAACAGTATTACCGTGCAGAGTACATGACGTTAGCACTTGAAGGGCCGCAAAAATTAGCCGAACTTAAAAGCATCGCTGAGCAGCGTTTTAGTCCGATAAAGTCAGCTGAATCGCCGCTGCCTGAGATTAAGCACCCCTTATATTTACCTGAACATCAAAAAATTAAAATAGATGTTTGCCCTGTTAAAAATGATCATCAGCTTATTATCAGTTTTGCCATGGACAGCATTGATCAATATTACCTAGATAAACCTGAATCTATTCTTGCTTATTTGTTAGGTCATGAAGGTGAAGGTAGTGCTTTATCTTTACTTAAAAAGCATCAATGGGCCTTAGCGCTAACCGCTGGTTCAGGTATTAATGGCTCTAACTTTAAAGACTTCAATATTAGCATCGCATTAACTGAATTAGGTGAAGAGCACCTCAATGACGTTGTCGATATAATATTAACTTATATTGCTCTGCTAAATAACACAGAAATCGCTGAATACTATTATCAAGAAAAACAAAAAATTAGTAACCTAGCGTTTATTTACCATGAAAAAATGCGACCACTCGACAGTGTCAGTCAATTAGTCATCAACATGCAGTATTACCCAGAAGAAGATTATATTTTTGGTGACTATGTTATGTCAGGTATGTCGACTGAGAACATCAAAAAACTACTTAGTTTTTTACAGGTCGATAATATGCGACTCATGCATGTTAGTCAGAAAAATAATTTTTCCAAGAATAGTTTTTGGTACCAAGTGCCTTACCATATGGCCCCTATTTCTGAACAACAATTGATTCATTGGCGTAATATTGCTCTAAGCGATAAAGCGCACATCAAAGGTTTGTACTTACCTGCACCTAACCCTTATATTGTCGAAGAGCCAACCGTTTACCCTAGTAAAAAGCATCTAGTAAATACGCAGGAAGCACCCGAACTTCCTGAAAAAATTATTAATAAAAATGGGTTGGTCGTTTGGTATAAACAAGATCACACGTTTAAAGTCCCTAAGGGTTACTTATATATAGGTATTGATGCCCCTTTTGTTGTTGCAAGTGTCGCTAATATTGCCATGACCCGTCTATTTACTGATTTATATACAGATACCGTTATTGAAGAAAATTACGAAGCAGAATTAGCAGGCATACATTATCACTTATATGCCCATCAAGGCGGCGTAACCATGCAACTATCAGGTTATAGTGAAAACCAACATCTGTTGTTAAGTAAACTATTAATACGATTAAAAAACCACAATGTCACTGAAGCACACTTTGCTTTATTTAAACAACAGCTGGTTCAACATTGGCAAAACAGTGGTAAAAGTAAATCAATTTCACAGTTATTCGCTAGCCTAAGCTCAGTAATGCAACCTAATAACCCTACCAGTAAAGCGTTAGCGCAAGCACTTAGTGAGGTGAGCTTTAGTCAATATCAGCACTTTAGTCAGCAACTATTCCAAAAAGTAACATTAGAAGTTCTCATTCATGGCAATTGGTTGATTGAGCATGCCCAACAATTATGCGAGGTTATTGAACAAGGTTTTCACGGTAATGTTAATGAAAAATATGCCATACAGTGTCCAGTAACCGATATTTCAACCAAAGAAACATTGTTATTACCCATTAGCTTACCTGAACATGATCACGCGTGTGTCATCTATACAGCATTTGAACACAAAGATGATAACGCGGTGGCACTCGCAATGATCACTAGCCATATATTATCGCCCTTATTTTTTCAGAAAATGCGTACAGAAAAGCAATATGGCTACTTAGTAGGAGTCGGTTATGTGCCAATTAATAGCTACCCTGGCATCGCGTTTTATATTCAATCGCCCCACTGTGATGCTTATACATTAGCACACGCTATGGATGAATTTATCAGCAGCAGTATTTTTGAACTCGATAATATTTCTGCCGAGAAATGGCAACATTTATTGCAAGGTTTGGCGAGTCAATTACAAGAAAAAGATCATAACTTACGTATTAGAAGCCAGCGCTTTTGGGCTGCTATTTGTAATAAAGATGAAGAATTTAAACAGAAAGAAAACTTACTGGAAGCGGTTTTAACCTTAACATTAGCGCAAGTTAAAACCTTCGTGAAAAATAGTGTAGTTAATGCTTGTAAGCCTGATCGCTTTATCCTGTATTCACAAAGTGATTTGCTAGAACAAACACAAAAACCCAATGGTGAGATAATTACAGATATTGACGCTTTTATTAAAGCCAGTCCTCTCAAGTACTAA